The following proteins are co-located in the Solanum pennellii chromosome 8, SPENNV200 genome:
- the LOC107027233 gene encoding tetraspanin-2-like, with protein MSSSNNITAFLNFLAFMCSIPIIASGTWLASNPDNECIHWLRWPVVFIGMAIMLVSLTGFIGAYWKKEGLLGVYLVCMALLIVLLLVLLVLAFVVTGPTGAYMVPGRAYSDYRLEGFSYWLRDHIVGPDNWGNIRACLADSAICSKLNNHYVTAEQFFAADLIIFQSGCCKPPTICGYQYMNPTLWINPTNAVVDVDCSIWNNDPNQLCYDCDSCKGGLLGNLRKEWKKSNLILIITLVILISVYLIGCCAYRNTLTKSNSKGKK; from the exons ATGTCTTCGAGTAATAACATAACAGCTTTCTTGAACTTCTTGGCATTCATGTGTTCTATCCCTATAATCGCATCAGGCACTTGGCTGGCTTCAAATCCTGACAACGAATGTATCCACTGGCTCCGATGGCCAGTCGTGTTCATTGGAATGGCCATCATGTTGGTTTCTTTGACTGGCTTTATTGGAGCTTACTGGAAAAAAGAAGGTCTTTTAGGTGTCTACTTGGTGTGTATGGCCCTTCTTATTGTCCTTCTCCTCGTGCTCCTCGTACTTGCCTTTGTGGTCACGGGTCCAACCGGGGCTTATATGGTGCCTGGAAGAGCTTACAGTGATTATAGGCTTGAAGGGTTTTCTTACTGGTTGAGGGATCATATTGTTGGCCCGGATAATTGGGGCAATATTAGGGCATGTTTAGCTGATTCTGCTATTTGTTCTAAGCTTAACAATCACTATGTTACCGCGGAACAGTTCTTTGCTGCTGA CTTAATCATATTTCAGTCTGGATGTTGTAAACCTCCAACAATTTGTGGATACCAGTATATGAATCCAACATTGTGGATTAACCCAACAAATGCAGTAGTAGATGTTGATTGCTCTATCTGGAACAATGATCCTAATCAATTATGCTACGACTGTGATTCTTGCAAAGGTGGCCTACTTGGAAATCTGAGGAAAGAATGGAAGAAATCTAATCTCATTCTCATCATAACTTTGGTCATTCTCATATCAGTTTATCTCATTggttgttgtgcttataggaataCTCTAACTAAATCAAATTCCAAGGgtaaaaaatag